One region of Ictalurus punctatus breed USDA103 chromosome 6, Coco_2.0, whole genome shotgun sequence genomic DNA includes:
- the LOC108266906 gene encoding cAMP-dependent protein kinase catalytic subunit PRKX — MTAARSSSERGGRGGGGGVDGDGEGSARASQEKAGAAHINLGVLESVATVGTGTFGRVVLVQDRKTKGYFALKSMKIVDLIRLKQQQHVHNEKEVLMEVNYPFIVKLFWTWHDDRCLFMLMEFVPGGELFSYLRSRGKFSNDAGLFFAAEIVCALEYLHSKDIVYRDLKPENILLDREGHIKLTDFGFAKKVADRTCTLCGTPEYLAPEIIQGKGHGLAVDWWALGVLIFEMLSGYPPFFDDNPFGIYQKVLSAKLNIPRQLDFYVKDLIKKLLVVDKTQRLGSLRGGAEDVKSHKWFRSVDWDVVPQRKLKPIIIPEVAHEGDPSNFEAYPEEKRKKEPAVSPRDLELFKNF; from the exons ATGACGGCAGCGCGGAGCTCGAGCGAACGCGgcggaagaggaggaggaggaggagtagacGGTGATGGAGAGGGGAGCGCGAGAGCGTCCCAGGAGAAGGCTGGCGCCGCGCACATCAACCTGGGCGTGCTGGAGTCGGTCGCCACCGTGG GTACAGGCACTTTTGGTCGCGTCGTGCTGGTCCAAGATCGCAAAACCAAGGGCTATTTTGCGTTAAAGTCCATGAAAATCGTGGATTTAATCCGACTGAAACAGCAGCAGCACGTTCACAACGAAAAAGAAGTCCTCATGGAGGTCAATTACCCTTTCATCGTCAAACT GTTTTGGACATGGCATGATGACCGGTGTCTCTTCATGCTGATGGAGTTCGTGCCCGGAGGCGAGCTCTTCAGTTACCTGCGCAGTCGCGGAAAGTTCAGTAACGACGCGGGCCTGTTCTTCGCTGCCGAAATTGTCTGCGCACTGGAGTATCTTCACTCGAAAGACATCGTCTACAGAGACCTGAAACCGGAGAACATCCTTCTGGACCGCGAAGGCCACATCAAACTCACCGACTTCGGATTTGCCAAGAAGGTCGCAGACAG gACGTGTACGTTATGTGGAACTCCTGAGTATCTGGCGCCTGAGATTATCCAGGGTAAAGGTCATGGTCTGGCGGTGGACTGGTGGGCCCTGGGTGTGCTAATTTTTGAAATGCTGTCTGG GTACCCGCCATTTTTTGACGACAATCCCTTTGGTATTTACCAGAAGGTTCTGTCTGCCAAGCTGAACATCCCTCGCCAGCTGGACTTCTACGTAAA AGACCTCATCAAGAAGCTGCTTGTGGTGGATAAAACACAGAGACTTGGGAGTTTGAGA GGTGGAGCCGAGGACGTGAAGAGCCACAAATGGTTTCGGTCTGTGGACTGGGACGTCGTTCCTCAGAGAAAACtaaag CCGATCATCATTCCGGAAGTCGCGCACGAGGGCGATCCGTCCAATTTCGAAGCTTATCCTGAAGAAAAGCGCAAAAAAGAACCTGCCGTTTCCCCGCGGGACTTGGAACTTTTTAAGAACTTTTGA